In bacterium, a single window of DNA contains:
- the pheT gene encoding phenylalanine--tRNA ligase subunit beta, whose product MIVSYRWLKELVDLPVLPVELGEILTFLGLEVEETTSFTPLLDNVVIGEVVECARVEGSDHLWITKTDVGGEFLPIVCGAPNTRAGIKVVVMLPGAVTADGMKVKKSKLRGIESFGMLASEREIGLSDDHTGIIEGDADWQKGAPAAKYLDLPDTLYDVEITPNRPDYLSHVGVARDVAAKLKLPWKWPEYSLKEIAEPASSFVSVETLAPEACPRYAARVVKGIRIARSPFAMRLKLTRCGVRPISNVVDVTNLLMLEFGQPLHAFDARFVEDRSIIVRMAEEGEPFVTLDGEEYKLTSQDLLIADPKKGVALAGIMGGLNSEIRDDTENVIIECAYFDPVYVRRSAKLHGLGTESSRRFERGMDPNGVPRVVDATAALMHRLGGGEVLAGRVDCYPRTIEPSRVSFRPGRVLVVVGVDIPRKEMKDVFVRLGCEVAENDPSWQVTCPTVRPDLEREIDLIEEVIRIYGYDRIPTADVSRVPLAGRDDPMAVLRRKTVDVMVGLGFHETLSVSMYTPNERQDPMGMPPGVPLKNPVTDDMLVLQGSVLPHLVRAAAANWQRGDRTLRLFEMARVFHEGSKDDPRTWERQTLAAIFTGSSRPTGWDQVPKPFDFYDMKAVLEVLAGKLSLDNVEIICYAIDRGGVLSGEARSGSAVFGKWGIWPVEEMAKSGIDADVGWLELDLGIVSTARSSDIEYMPLPRFPISWRDIAVVVDETVPVGDLLATIRLQGGEFLRRTEPVDLFRGEKLGPGKKSVAIRVEFAHPERSLESAEVDEWMKQITEALQARQGAVLR is encoded by the coding sequence ATGATTGTCTCCTACCGTTGGCTGAAAGAACTGGTTGATCTCCCGGTGTTGCCTGTTGAACTGGGAGAGATTCTGACGTTTCTCGGTCTCGAGGTTGAAGAAACCACTTCGTTCACACCGCTGCTCGATAACGTCGTGATCGGAGAGGTAGTCGAATGCGCCCGCGTCGAGGGCAGCGATCATCTGTGGATCACGAAGACCGACGTGGGTGGAGAATTTCTGCCGATCGTGTGCGGCGCTCCCAATACGCGCGCGGGTATAAAAGTGGTGGTGATGTTGCCGGGGGCGGTGACCGCGGATGGGATGAAGGTCAAGAAGTCCAAGCTGCGCGGAATCGAGTCGTTCGGAATGCTGGCCTCCGAGCGCGAAATCGGTTTGTCCGATGATCACACGGGGATTATCGAAGGAGACGCGGACTGGCAGAAAGGCGCTCCGGCGGCGAAGTATCTCGATCTTCCCGATACGCTGTACGACGTGGAGATCACTCCCAACCGTCCCGATTATCTCTCGCACGTGGGGGTGGCGCGGGACGTGGCGGCCAAGCTGAAGTTGCCGTGGAAATGGCCGGAGTATTCATTGAAGGAGATCGCCGAGCCGGCTTCGTCGTTCGTATCGGTGGAGACTCTGGCTCCCGAGGCTTGCCCGAGGTACGCGGCGCGGGTAGTGAAAGGTATTCGGATTGCTCGCTCGCCGTTCGCTATGCGGCTGAAGCTCACGCGCTGCGGAGTTCGCCCGATCTCGAATGTCGTGGACGTGACCAATCTTCTGATGCTCGAATTCGGTCAGCCGTTGCACGCGTTTGACGCCAGATTCGTGGAGGACCGGAGCATTATCGTGCGGATGGCGGAGGAGGGGGAACCATTCGTGACGCTGGACGGCGAGGAGTACAAGCTGACATCGCAAGACCTGCTCATCGCGGATCCGAAAAAAGGCGTGGCACTGGCCGGAATCATGGGCGGTCTAAACAGCGAGATCCGCGACGACACCGAGAACGTCATCATCGAGTGCGCGTACTTCGATCCGGTGTACGTACGGAGGTCGGCCAAGCTGCACGGCTTGGGGACGGAGTCGTCGCGTCGCTTCGAGCGGGGGATGGATCCCAACGGAGTTCCACGGGTGGTGGATGCCACCGCTGCCTTGATGCACAGATTGGGCGGCGGCGAGGTGCTGGCGGGCCGAGTGGATTGCTATCCGCGAACCATTGAACCGTCGCGCGTTTCCTTCCGGCCCGGCCGGGTATTAGTGGTCGTGGGTGTTGATATCCCGCGCAAGGAGATGAAGGATGTTTTCGTTCGGCTTGGCTGTGAGGTGGCCGAGAATGATCCGTCATGGCAGGTGACCTGCCCAACCGTCCGGCCGGATTTGGAGCGGGAGATTGACCTCATCGAGGAGGTCATCCGTATCTATGGCTACGACAGGATTCCCACCGCCGACGTCAGCCGGGTTCCGCTGGCGGGCCGGGATGATCCGATGGCCGTTCTGCGGCGGAAGACGGTGGACGTGATGGTGGGTCTGGGATTCCATGAGACGCTGTCGGTATCCATGTACACACCCAATGAACGACAGGACCCAATGGGAATGCCGCCGGGAGTGCCGCTGAAGAATCCCGTTACCGACGACATGCTGGTATTGCAGGGATCGGTGCTGCCCCATTTGGTGCGGGCGGCGGCGGCCAACTGGCAACGGGGAGACCGTACCCTCCGGCTGTTTGAAATGGCACGGGTTTTCCATGAAGGAAGTAAGGACGATCCCCGGACTTGGGAACGACAAACACTGGCGGCGATATTCACCGGATCGAGCCGTCCGACGGGCTGGGATCAGGTTCCTAAGCCGTTTGATTTCTATGACATGAAAGCGGTACTGGAAGTTTTGGCAGGCAAGTTATCGCTTGACAATGTCGAGATTATTTGCTATGCTATTGATCGTGGTGGAGTTCTGAGTGGAGAAGCCCGCTCCGGATCCGCCGTGTTCGGTAAATGGGGGATTTGGCCGGTCGAGGAAATGGCTAAATCGGGTATTGATGCCGATGTCGGCTGGCTCGAGCTCGACTTGGGCATCGTCTCGACAGCCCGATCTTCGGATATTGAGTACATGCCGCTGCCCCGCTTCCCGATTTCGTGGCGGGACATTGCGGTGGTGGTGGACGAAACCGTTCCGGTCGGGGATCTACTGGCCACGATTCGGCTACAGGGCGGAGAGTTCTTGCGGCGGACCGAGCCGGTTGACCTGTTTCGAGGCGAA